The following are from one region of the Spodoptera frugiperda isolate SF20-4 chromosome 20, AGI-APGP_CSIRO_Sfru_2.0, whole genome shotgun sequence genome:
- the LOC118280483 gene encoding isovaleryl-CoA dehydrogenase, mitochondrial: MAVRLGVNILRKCTGKTGTRCMSHYPIDEYVFGLTAEQQQLRQSVFDFAQKELAPKAADIDKNNNFPELRDFWKKCGELGLLGITADPKFGGTGGKYSDHCVIMEELSRAAGGVALSYGAHSNLCVNQINRNGSDEQKSKYLPKLCSGEHVGALAMSEPGSGSDVVSMKLRAEKKGDYYVLNGNKFWITNGPDADVLVVYARTDPSTKPQHGISAFLIEKGFPGFSTAQKLDKLGMRGSNTCELVFEDCKVPAANLLGEENKGVYVLMSGLDLERLVLAAGPVGLMQAAVDTAFAYAHTRKQFGKPIGEFQLLQGKMADMYTTLSACRSYLYSVAKACDEGHVNSKDCAGVILYCAEKATKVALDAIQILGGNGYINDYPTGRILRDAKLYEIGAGTSEVRRMLIGRALNNEYK; the protein is encoded by the exons CTTCGGCAATCGGTGTTTGACTTCGCACAAAAAGAGTTGGCGCCAAAAGCAGCGGACATAGACAAGAACAACAATTTTCCAGAATTAAGAGATTTTTGGAAAAAATGTGGAGAACTGGGGTTGTTGG GTATTACCGCAGACCCGAAGTTTGGCGGCACAGGAGGGAAGTACTCAGACCACTGCGTCATCATGGAAGAACTTTCAAG AGCGGCTGGCGGGGTAGCACTGTCATACGGAGCACATTCCAATTTATGCGTCAACCAAATCAATAGAAACGGGTCTGATGAACAGAAGAGCAAGTATTTACCAAAG TTATGTTCAGGAGAGCACGTAGGGGCTCTAGCTATGTCGGAACCCGGCTCAGGAAGCGACGTTGTATCAATGAAGTTGCGCGCTGAGAAGAAAGGAGATTACTACGTGCTCAATGGAAACAAGTTCTGGATCACCAATGGACCTGACGCTGATGTTTTAGTG GTATATGCCAGAACAGATCCCTCTACAAAACCACAGCACGGTATTTCAGCGTTCCTTATAGAGAAGGGTTTCCCAGGGTTCAGCACAGCACAGAAGTTGGACAAACTCGGAATGAGAGGATCTAACACTTGCGAGTTGGTGTTTGAAGACTGCAAG gtGCCCGCAGCCAATCTCCTTGGTGAAGAAAACAAAGGAGTTTATGTCCTAATGTCAGGTTTAGACCTGGAGCGACTAGTACTTGCAGCCGGTCCTGTCGGGCTGATGCAGGCTGCAGTCGACACCGCTTTCGCATATGCACACACTAGGAAACAGTTCGGAAAGCCTATCGGAGAGTTCCAGTTGttacag GGTAAAATGGCGGATATGTACACTACTCTGAGTGCTTGCCGCAGCTATCTGTACAGTGTCGCCAAAGCTTGTGACGAAGGACACGTCAACAGTAAGGACTGCGCCGGAGTCATCCTCTATTGCGCTGAGAAAGCTACTAAAGTCGCTTTAGATGCCATACAGATACTTG GTGGCAATGGATACATCAACGACTACCCAACAGGCAGGATACTACGAGACGCTAAACTTTATGAAATTGGTGCTGGAACCTCAGAAGTGAGAAGGATGCTGATCGGCCGGGCACTCAACAACgaatacaaatga
- the LOC118280490 gene encoding bifunctional peptidase and arginyl-hydroxylase JMJD5: protein MLALRDICYKLEEYKTSVATALPEIEDLDPATKSLLHRYINSTESTDPSSTIRIQAILDYMYEKINIGNWKEVKLFIRKAITIATYLKLLAHVRFSDEDTDTMIKQAYKIIDFGILFGCPLDKEPRLLQNCATILNTVNIQKNIILKDTTSKEKQNATSDTSKEAGAFNAIQIETIDCPSMEHFYKNYILEEKPVILENCINHWPALEKWKDQNYFIKLAGPRTVSIEIGSKYTDNDWTQRLITIEEFVKQYIYQTEGPTGYLAQYQLFDQIPELKNDITEPEYCCFSDTNEPVDVMAWYGPKGTVSPLHHDPKKNLLTQVVGEKQLFLFAPSDSEYLYPHEHELLNNTAQVDPRQPDLDKYPKYKSSKPYYCRLKPGQMLYIPPKWWHFVESLSISFSVSFWWE from the coding sequence ATGTTAGCATTACGTGACATTTGTTATAAATTAGAAGAATACAAGACTAGTGTGGCTACAGCGTTGCCTGAAATTGAAGACTTAGATCCAGCTACTAAATCATTATTGCACAGGTATATCAACAGTACTGAGTCAACAGATCCGTCTTCTACGATAAGAATCCAAGCTATCCTAGATTATATGTACGAAAAAATTAACATCGGCAACTGGAAAGAAGTGAAATTGTTTATCAGGAAAGCAATAACTATTGccacatatttaaaattattagctCATGTAAGATTTTCCGATGAAGATACCGACACAATGATAAAGCAGGCGTATAAAATTATAGACTTTGGAATCCTGTTTGGTTGTCCTTTAGACAAAGAACCTCGACTTTTACAAAACTGTGCAACcattttaaatactgtaaatattcaaaagaatattattttgaagGACACAACaagcaaagaaaaacaaaatgcaaCTAGTGATACATCAAAAGAAGCTGGTGCATTCAATGCTATTCAAATAGAGACTATTGACTGTCCAAGTATGGAACACTTCTACAAAAACTACATTTTAGAAGAAAAACCTGTTATATTAGAGAACTGTATAAATCACTGGCCAGcattagaaaaatggaaagacCAGAACTATTTTATTAAGCTTGCTGGTCCTAGAACAGTGTCTATAGAAATTGGAAGCAAGTACACAGACAATGATTGGACACAAAGACTGATTACAATAGAGGAGTTTGTCAAACAATACATTTACCAGACTGAAGGGCCCACTGGTTACCTCGCCCAGTACCAATTATTTGACCAAATCCCAGAACTGAAAAATGATATAACTGAGCCTGAATATTGCTGTTTCTCTGACACTAATGAGCCTGTAGATGTTATGGCATGGTATGGGCCCAAAGGAACGGTTTCCCCACTTCATCATGATCCAAAGAAAAACTTACTTACACAAGTTGTGGGGGAAAAGCAGTTGTTCTTATTTGCACCTTCAGATTCAGAGTACCTTTACCCACATGAACATGAGCTGCTGAATAATACAGCACAAGTGGATCCCAGGCAGCCAGACTTAGATAAATATCCTAAGTATAAAAGTAGCAAGCCTTACTACTGCAGACTAAAACCTGGTCAAATGCTCTATATTCCTCCAAAATGGTGGCATTTTGTTGAGTCATTATCCATTAGCTTCTCGGTAAGCTTTTGGTGGGAATAA